A stretch of Anoplopoma fimbria isolate UVic2021 breed Golden Eagle Sablefish chromosome 4, Afim_UVic_2022, whole genome shotgun sequence DNA encodes these proteins:
- the zdhhc15b gene encoding palmitoyltransferase ZDHHC15B: MALSRGLRCCQRVFSWIPVLIITCVVLWSYYAYVFELCLFTLTNTLEKVAYLLVFHVCFVMFSWTYWKSIFTPPASPCKKFQLSYSDKQRYEMEERPDAQKQILVEIGKKLPIFSRAQSGAIRFCDRCQVLKPDRCHHCSVCETCVLKMDHHCPWVNNCVGFSNYKFFLLFLSYSMLYCVFIAATVFQYFLKFWVGDLPNGPAKFHVLFLMFVALMFFVSLMFLFGYHCWLVAKNRSTLEAFSAPVFISGPDRNGFNVGTRRNLQQVFGEDRRLWFIPVFTSQGNGHYFPLKNRSSESHNPLLANEDMWDESDDGSEEGSLVEDQDPSVTIEMEG; encoded by the exons ATGGCTCTCTCCAGAGGGTTGAGGTGCTGTCAGAGGGTTTTCTCCTGGATACCTGTCCTTATCATCACCTGCGTGGTGCTGTGGTCGTACTACGCCTACGTATTTGAGCTATGTCTTT ttaCACTCACCAACACACTGGAAAAAG TGGCCTATCTGCTGGTATTTCATGTTTGCTTTGTGATGTTCTCCTGGACCTATTGGAAGTCCATATTTACCCCTCCTGCATCACCATGCAAAAAG TTTCAGCTGTCATACTCAGACAAGCAACGATACGAGATGGAAGAGAGGCCAGATGCTCAGAAACAAATCCTGGTTGAGATTGGAAAGAAACTGCCCATCTTTAGTCGAGCTCAATCTGGAG CTATCAGGTTCTGCGACCGCTGCCAGGTACTGAAGCCTGACCGCTGTCACCACTGCTCGGTTTGTGAAAC gtgcgTCTTGAAGATGGACCACCACTGTCCCTG ggTGAACAACTGTGTGGGCTTTTCAAACTACAAGTTCTTCCTGCTTTTCCTCTCCTACTCCATGCTGTACTGTGTATTCATTGCAGCAACAGTCTTTCAGTATTTCCTCAAATTCTGGGTG GGTGACTTGCCAAATGGGCCCGCAAAGTTCCATGTCCTCTTCCTCATGTTTGTGGCGCTCATGTTTTTTGTCAGTCTCATGTTCCTCTTTGGCTACCACTGTTGGTTGGTGGCCAAGAACCGATCCACTTTAG AGGCCTTCTCAGCTCCAGTTTTTATCAGTGGACCAGACAGAAATGGCTTCAATGTCGGCACACGCAGAAACCTGCAGCAGGTTTTTGGAGAGGATCGGAGGCTGTGGTTCATCCCTGTTTTCACAAG CCAAGGGAACGGCCACTACTTCCCCTTGAAGAATCGGAGTTCTGAGTCCCACAACCCCTTATTAGCTAATGAGGACATGTGGGATGAGTCGGATGATGGCTCTGAGGAAGGAAGCTTGG TTGAGGACCAAGACCCCTCTGTTACCATAGAGATGGAAGGATAG